The bacterium BMS3Abin08 genome includes a region encoding these proteins:
- a CDS encoding flagellar hook-length control protein FliK, whose translation MITGIGKTLNISLKDGPVLSLKDGQTVRAVVLKRLSDNIFSIKIRGRIIETRSEIPLKEGDPLLLKVEAGGTKEIRLRLLEGQQDGSGKLKELILTALKSFKIAKTASGDLIGLKLKLEMLPPEVKEKIPEILQLERFLPEFSDLSPAAFGKAVKASGGFFETALRLLIGKTLLNSPEEEPPDPETVVSEAKDPGGKGMKEGVSEPRKGGAIKDGRVPSSAEKGPTAKKEDTPHAKKITGETPGKEVTALKGKDLKGILLTVKRRLGEEEGINALRKAGISGSEIRGAVERMIKNIEYHQFHSRLQESLQTYIPFLWKSLKDGELVFRKSLEKPEKDQPFSCMIKLDLESLGKVLVHVHLNSGRFHLRFITENSSFMEGIKESRSAVKEQFEAAGLRLESMIVSLREEIDFEKTGTDTLDLRI comes from the coding sequence ATGATAACAGGAATAGGAAAAACCCTGAATATATCTCTGAAGGACGGCCCGGTCCTCTCCCTGAAGGACGGCCAGACCGTCAGGGCCGTGGTTCTCAAGAGGCTGTCGGACAACATCTTTTCTATCAAAATCAGGGGCCGGATCATTGAAACAAGGTCTGAAATCCCCCTCAAAGAAGGGGACCCCCTGCTCCTCAAGGTTGAGGCTGGCGGCACAAAGGAGATAAGGCTCCGGCTGCTTGAGGGTCAACAGGACGGTTCCGGTAAACTAAAGGAACTCATTCTTACAGCGCTTAAATCCTTCAAGATCGCAAAGACGGCCTCCGGGGATCTCATAGGATTAAAACTCAAACTCGAAATGCTCCCCCCTGAGGTTAAGGAGAAAATCCCCGAGATACTTCAACTTGAAAGGTTCCTGCCGGAGTTCTCCGACCTTAGCCCCGCGGCATTCGGCAAGGCCGTTAAAGCTTCAGGCGGCTTCTTTGAAACCGCTCTGAGACTGCTTATCGGGAAGACTCTCCTAAACAGCCCTGAGGAAGAACCTCCTGATCCTGAAACGGTTGTAAGCGAAGCTAAGGATCCCGGGGGAAAGGGCATGAAAGAGGGTGTTTCCGAACCCCGCAAAGGAGGGGCAATAAAAGACGGCCGGGTGCCTTCTTCTGCCGAGAAGGGACCAACGGCAAAAAAAGAAGACACCCCTCATGCAAAAAAGATCACAGGTGAAACACCCGGTAAGGAGGTCACTGCACTTAAGGGAAAGGACCTCAAGGGCATTCTCCTTACGGTTAAAAGAAGGCTTGGGGAGGAGGAGGGCATAAACGCCTTGAGAAAGGCCGGCATCAGTGGGTCTGAAATAAGAGGCGCTGTAGAACGGATGATAAAGAACATCGAGTACCATCAGTTCCACTCAAGGCTTCAGGAGTCCTTGCAGACCTATATCCCTTTTCTCTGGAAATCCCTGAAGGACGGGGAGCTTGTTTTCAGAAAATCCCTTGAGAAGCCGGAGAAGGATCAGCCCTTCTCCTGTATGATTAAACTTGATCTTGAGTCTCTGGGCAAGGTGCTTGTACATGTGCATTTAAACTCCGGGAGGTTTCATCTCAGATTCATCACTGAAAACAGTTCATTCATGGAAGGCATCAAGGAAAGCAGGAGCGCTGTCAAGGAACAGTTCGAAGCTGCAGGTCTGCGGCTTGAGAGCATGATAGTCAGCCTCAGGGAGGAAATCGACTTTGAAAAGACCGGCACAGACACGCTTGACCTGAGGATATGA
- the flhB_2 gene encoding flagellar biosynthetic protein FlhB, whose protein sequence is MKKKDIKAAALKYKHGNDAAPRVVARGKGWLADKIIALAREHGIPIHEDRDLVEILSTLDMYEEIPEELYRAVAEILAFIYRISGEYNK, encoded by the coding sequence ATGAAAAAAAAGGACATAAAGGCAGCCGCCCTCAAATACAAGCATGGCAATGACGCCGCCCCGAGGGTTGTAGCAAGGGGCAAGGGCTGGCTTGCAGATAAGATCATAGCCTTAGCCCGGGAACATGGTATCCCCATCCATGAAGACAGGGACCTTGTAGAGATACTCTCCACCCTTGATATGTATGAAGAGATCCCCGAGGAACTCTACCGTGCCGTGGCGGAGATTCTGGCCTTTATCTACAGGATAAGCGGGGAATACAACAAATAG